GACGTGCTCGGGTCCGTCCTCGAGTTCCTCGACGGCGGCCTCGAGTCGCTCGGAGAAACGGTCAGCGGGCTCACGCCCGGCGGCGATAAGGTGCCACCGGGCGAGGCGGGACGGTGAACGACGATGGACTGGGGAACGTAGAAGGAGCCGGTCGTGGCGACCCGAAGCGCGTCGCTAACCCCTCAGCGGAGTTTCATACGTGAGTGATTTCGTGCACGTTAAGCGATGGTACTGGCAGGGACGCGTATGAGTGATCGCGTTGGGTGGCTCGTTTTCCTCGTAGTCGTCGTCGCCATCGCCGGTGTGGGATCGGCAACGGTGGCGGGGTCGACCGCCCCGGAATCGGAGTCGGTCTTCGCACAGCAGGCCGACGTCTACGCGGACGAGGTCCGGATGGACGTCGCGGTACGATCCGACGGCGACGCCGACTGGACGCTCGAGTTCTTGGTGCGACTCGACGACGACGAGCGCACGGAGGCGTTCGAGTCACTCGAGGCGGACGTCGCCGACGACCCGGGCGCGTACACGGCTGAGTTCGCCGCCCGAATGGACGACACGGTCGCGGCGGCGAGCGAAGCGACGGGTCGGGAGATGACCGCCGACGGGTTCGCCGTCGAGACCGAACGCCAGTCGTTCGCCCGCGAGTACGGCGTCGTCAGGTACAGTTTCCGCTGGCACGGCTTCGCCGCCGGCGAGGGCGACGACCTCCACGCCGGGGACGTCATCCAGGGACTCTACCTCGACGACGGCACGCGGGTACTGCTCAGCTGGCCCGAGGAGTACGAGCTCGAGTCGGTGGCGCCCGAGCCGGACGACCGACGCGACCACGCCGTCATCTGGTACGGGAGCGAGACCGACTTCGTCTCCGGGGAGCCACGCGTCGTCGTTTCCCCGGGCGGAGCAGGACTTGGCTGGGCCGTCGCGGGAGGTGTGGCCGCCGCCGTGGGGATCGTCGGTGCCGTGGGGTGGTGGCTCCGACGACGCACCGCAGAAGCGGCGGGTGCAGCCGACGGTGACGATCCGCAGCCGACGCCCGAGCCCGAGGCACCGAGCCCGACCACGGAGCCCGAGGAGTCCCTCCTGAGCAACGAAGAGCAGGTCCTCCGATTGCTCGAGGAACGCGGTGGCCGAATCAAACAGCAGACGATCGTCGACGAGCTCGGATGGACCGACGCGAAGACGAGCAAGGTTGTGGGCGGGTTGCGCGAGGAGGGGAACCTCGAGTCGTTCCGTCTCGGTCGCGAGAACGTCCTCACGCTTCCGGAAGATGACACTGCAAGTCAAAGCGCAGTCGACGGAAAGTCGAAATCGGGTTGAACCGCCGAAACCGAGAGACAGCGGCGGGTCGAAAACGGCGTTAAATCGGGGAAAACGTCGATGAACCGGGGACGACGTCGGGAGGGTATATCAGGAAACACGACAGACTGGAGATCGTGATGAATCGAACTGCAACGATCGTCGTGGCGATCGCACTCGTGAGTGCGCTGGTAGCGGTTCCACTCGGCGCCAGTGCGTTCGCAACCGACGCAGAGGAGGCACAGAACGCGACCGACTCGATCGAACCCGGCGAGCGCCTCGCCGGCGTCGTCGGGGTCCAGGAGGCCGAGGTGAACGGCGAGGTGTCCGAACGCACCTACGGCGTGAAGATCGCGAACGCGCAGACGGACGCGGCGAAAGCCGACGTCGTCGGTGACCAGCTTGACGAGATCGAAGAGCGACTCAAAGCGCACGAGACGACGCTCGACCAGCTGGCGGATGCGCGCGAGGCCGGCGAGATCGACGACGGGGAGTATCGAGCGAAGGTCGCGACGGTCGCCGCCGAGAAGGCGACCACCGAACGGTTAGCCGAGCACGCACAGGCGACCGCGGGTGAACTGCCCGAGGAGCTCTTAAAAGAGCGCGGAATCGACGTCGACGCGATTCGGGAGCTCCGAGCGCACGCCAGTGAACTCGGCGGCCCGGAGACCGCCGAGATCGCTCGCTCGATCGCCGGCGACAGCGTCGGACACGCCGTCGCACTCGAGCGTGAACCGGGCGCACCGGTACCGACCCCTGCGGAAACCGAGTCGCCGGCTGACCGCGTCGACGCGGAACTCGAGCGCGCCAGCGGTGAACTCGAGCGGGCTGCCGATCGGATCGACCGTGCTGCCGATCGCGTCGACGAAGACGACGAGGACGCCCAGGCAGCCCTCGAGCGTGCCACTGCGGCGCTCGAGGAGGCCGAGGCAGCCTTCGACCGCGCAGCGGACGTCGCCGACGAGGACGCCCAGGCGGCCATCGAACACGCCGAGGAGGCCACTGAGTACGCAACGGAGGCCACAGAGCACGCCGAGGAAGCCATCGATCGGACCGAAGCGGCGGACAGCGGGACGGATCGAGGGGTGGAGACTGACGACGCAGGACAATAACGATGCGTCGTGAGCTCTCCGTCCTGATGATCGTCCTGCTCGCGATCGGAGGGTCGTTCGTCTCACCGGTTGCAGGAGCGACTGCCGTCGAGGAGGCCGACGAACCGAGCCTTCACGTAGCGGTGACCGCGAACGGTGACGCGACGGTGTCGCTGGTCTCCGTGTACGAACTGTCCAACGATGACGAACGGAAGGCGTTCGAGTCGCTCGAGGACGACGAGGGGGCACAGCGCGAACTGCTCGATCGATTCGAAGACCGGATGCAGTCGGTCGCAGCGGAGGTCGACGACGGAGAGGCGACGGTCACCCGGGACGGGATCGACGTCCGAACCGAGGACGATCGTGGAGTCGTGACGACCTCGGTCACCTGGGAGGGCTTCGCCGAACTCGAGGGCGACACGCTGGTCGTCACCGAGCCGTTCGCGAGCGGCTTCGAACCCGACCGACCGCTCGTCGTCACCGGTCCCGACGGATCGGCGATCATCTCGACGTCGCACGAGCCAGCCGTCGAAGCCGACGCACAGGTCGTCTGGAAGGCGGGAACGGACCTGGACGGCTTCGAACTGGTAATCTCGATCGAACCCAACGAACCCGCAGACGAAGCGGAGACCAGTGAGGTGGCCGACGAGACGGCTGACGGACTTCCCGGGTTCGGCACCGTCGCTTCGGTCGCCGCGATCGCGGCCGGTCTCGGATCGCTGGCACTGGTCGGTCGATCGCGGCACTCGCGATTGGAGTAGTCGGACTCCAGTCACACTGTTTTTGACTCCCGTGCTCACAACTCGGGAACCGGAACCACCACGACCGGCCGATCCGCTCGAGTCAACACCGCCTGCGCCGCGTCCCCGACGTCGGCCGTCGCCCCCGGGCGGCCGCCTCGAGCGCCGATGACGAGTTCGTCGACGTCGCGTTCGGCAGCGGCCTCAAGGAGCTCCTCGGCGGGGTCACCCGCTCGGATCGTGGTCTCGAGGTCCCCGACGTCGAACAGTCGGACGCCGGCGACGTTCAGGGCTTCCTCAGCGTCCCGCCGTGCCGCCGGATCGTCGGGCGATGCGACGGCGACGACGGTGACGGCATCCGCGGTCGTCGCCCGATCCGCGAGGTAGTCACAGGCTGCGGCGGTCGTGTGGACGGAGTCGGTGCCGACGAGGGCGTGCATGCGCTTCACTCGGCGGCGACAGGCCAAGAAGGTCAGGGCGTCGGTGGCTTGCCGTCGTAGGCGTCCTGGTCGCGGTAGAAGTTGAGCATCGCGAACTTGAGCTTCTCGGGCTCGAGGTCGATGAGTTCCTCGCGCTCGACGTGCGGGAACGTCCCGTTGACGCTGTACTTGCCCAGGTCGGACTTCGCCCGCCTCGAGTAGCGTCGGTCGAGCAGCGCCCGAACGCCGACGTCCTCGGGCGAGCGGATGACGCGCCCGAGCGCCTGGCGGGTCTTCCGGACCGTGGGGATCTCGACGGCGTAGCGCCAGCCCGTGTCGGTGCCCTCGAACGCCGCGTCGTAGGCCTCCTGGACCGCCTCCGCGCGGTCGTCGAGGTGGGGGTAGGGAACGCCAACGACGAGCACCGTTCGGGCGTCCTCACCGTCGAAGCTCACCCCTTCGGCGAGGGTCCCCCACAGCGAGGTGAGCAAGACGGCGTCGGCGTCGGCGACGAACTCCTGGCGGAGGTCCTCGACGTCCTCGCCAGGTTCGTCGAGGTAGACCGTCGAGCCGAGGTCGAGATCGCGCTCGAGGTGGCTCGCGTACCGGGCGGCCTCGGCGTAGTTCGGGAAGAAGACGAGCGTGTTCCCCGGAGTGAATCGGACGGCGTCGATGATCGTCTCCGAGACCGCGGCCTGCACCTCGGGGTCGTCGCGCTTGGAGGCGAACAGCGGCGGCGTCTCGACGGCGTAGGTGCGCCGGCGTTCCGCGGGGAACTGCAGCCCGTAGGCCATCGTCACCGGTTCGGCCAGGCCGAGGACGTCCTCGGTGACGTCGAACGGCTGGAGCGTCGCGCTCATCAGCACCGTCCCGGACACCTCCTCGAACAGTTGGCCGGTCACCTGCCGCGGCAGGCAGGTGTAGAGCTCCGCGCGGCCGTAGACCTCCTCGGTGCCGGCGTCGCGCCGAACCGACACCACCGGGTACAGTCCCTGTTTCGCCCCCTCGGCCATCCACGCGCTCACGAACGCCGCGGCCTGGAGCGTCTGACACTCCGTCCGGGTGGCCGTCTCGCCCTCCCGATACGCTTCCTCGTACTCCTCGTCGAGCCGTTTCCCGAGTGTCGTCGCCACCTCGAGGTCCGCGTCGATCCCCTGACCCGAATACCGTTGCAAAAAGGCGAGCGTGAGGTCGTCCCGGCGGTCCTCGTTCGAGATGGGGACGTCCTCCCACTGCTCGCCGATCCGTTCTCGGTCGCCGAAGCCGAACGACTCCTCGTACGTCTCGACGAGGGCGTCGCGAAACGCCTCGAGGACGTTCGCCGCGTCCGCAGCGGATGGATCGTCGAGCCCCTCGAGTTCGTCCAGCGCCGAGTCGAACGTCCGCTCCGAGCAGGTGCGAGTGGCGTGCTCGCGGGCGGCGTCCTCGACGTTGTGCGCCTCGTCGAAGACGGCGATGACGTCGCCCGGATCGCGGCCGAGCCAGCGGAAGAACTGCTCGCGGATCGTCGAATCGAGTACGTGGTGGTAGTTACAGACGACGAGGTCGACGCCCTCGAGGCCCTCTTTCAAAAGTTCGTAGCCACAGAGCTGTCGTTCGTCGGCGTACGCGTAGATCTCCTCGGGCGTGCGAACGTCCTCGAACAGCCAGCCGAAGAAGTCCTCGGTCTCCTCGAGCAGGTTGTTCCGGTAGTGATCGCAGACGTTGGCCTCCTCGAGGTCGTCGATCCGCTCCTCGAGGCGCTCGAGTTCGTCCATCACCGCGCTGCGGGCCTCGGCGGCGCCGCCGTCGCCCGCCTGACTCTCCGCGAGCAGGTCGCGCTGGCGGGCCTCGAGTCCCGCGCGGTCCGTCTCGGCGTCGACCAGCGCGCGGGTGTTGTCTCGCAACGCCTGACACTCCTCGTAGCCGACGTCGATGTGACACATCGACCCCTTGCCCTTGAACACCACCGCGCGAATTGGCTCCTCGCGGGTGATCGCGCGGGCCTCGGCGACGAACTGGCGCATCTGCTGGTGGACGTCAGTCGTGATGACGACCGTCTTCCCCTGCTCGCGGGCGACTTCCAGGGCGGGAACGAGCGAGGAGAGCGTCTTGCCCGTCCCACAGGCGCCCTCGAAGAGCACGTCCTGGCCGCGGGTGAGGGCGTTGTAGATGCGGTCCATGGCCTCGCGCTGGTTCTCGTACGGCTGGTCGTACGGAAAAAAGCGCATGTACCCGGCTGTCTGGGACACAGTGTGTGATAGGTTCGTACTCCGATAAAAGCGTTCGTCTCGCTCGAGTCACGGCGCCGGCTTCCGGTCGGTTCCGCCGCCGACGAAACGGGTTTATTCGCCGTGGCCCACTCCCAGCTATGGCACCAGTTGACGCGGAGATCGTGCTCTTCGACGGCTTCGACGAACTCGACGCGATCGGCCCCTACGAGGTGCTCGCAAACGGCGCCGCCGAGGGCGGGTCGATCGAGACGCAACTGGTCACCCTCGAGCCCACCGACGTCGTCCGGGCGAGCCACGGCCTGCGGGTCGAACCCGACGACGTCCTCGGCCAGCCAGATCTGCTCGTCGTCCCCGGCGGCGG
This portion of the Natronobeatus ordinarius genome encodes:
- a CDS encoding universal stress protein, producing MHALVGTDSVHTTAAACDYLADRATTADAVTVVAVASPDDPAARRDAEEALNVAGVRLFDVGDLETTIRAGDPAEELLEAAAERDVDELVIGARGGRPGATADVGDAAQAVLTRADRPVVVVPVPEL
- a CDS encoding ATP-dependent DNA helicase, translated to MSQTAGYMRFFPYDQPYENQREAMDRIYNALTRGQDVLFEGACGTGKTLSSLVPALEVAREQGKTVVITTDVHQQMRQFVAEARAITREEPIRAVVFKGKGSMCHIDVGYEECQALRDNTRALVDAETDRAGLEARQRDLLAESQAGDGGAAEARSAVMDELERLEERIDDLEEANVCDHYRNNLLEETEDFFGWLFEDVRTPEEIYAYADERQLCGYELLKEGLEGVDLVVCNYHHVLDSTIREQFFRWLGRDPGDVIAVFDEAHNVEDAAREHATRTCSERTFDSALDELEGLDDPSAADAANVLEAFRDALVETYEESFGFGDRERIGEQWEDVPISNEDRRDDLTLAFLQRYSGQGIDADLEVATTLGKRLDEEYEEAYREGETATRTECQTLQAAAFVSAWMAEGAKQGLYPVVSVRRDAGTEEVYGRAELYTCLPRQVTGQLFEEVSGTVLMSATLQPFDVTEDVLGLAEPVTMAYGLQFPAERRRTYAVETPPLFASKRDDPEVQAAVSETIIDAVRFTPGNTLVFFPNYAEAARYASHLERDLDLGSTVYLDEPGEDVEDLRQEFVADADAVLLTSLWGTLAEGVSFDGEDARTVLVVGVPYPHLDDRAEAVQEAYDAAFEGTDTGWRYAVEIPTVRKTRQALGRVIRSPEDVGVRALLDRRYSRRAKSDLGKYSVNGTFPHVEREELIDLEPEKLKFAMLNFYRDQDAYDGKPPTP
- a CDS encoding DUF7345 domain-containing protein; this encodes MRRELSVLMIVLLAIGGSFVSPVAGATAVEEADEPSLHVAVTANGDATVSLVSVYELSNDDERKAFESLEDDEGAQRELLDRFEDRMQSVAAEVDDGEATVTRDGIDVRTEDDRGVVTTSVTWEGFAELEGDTLVVTEPFASGFEPDRPLVVTGPDGSAIISTSHEPAVEADAQVVWKAGTDLDGFELVISIEPNEPADEAETSEVADETADGLPGFGTVASVAAIAAGLGSLALVGRSRHSRLE
- a CDS encoding helix-turn-helix transcriptional regulator yields the protein MSDRVGWLVFLVVVVAIAGVGSATVAGSTAPESESVFAQQADVYADEVRMDVAVRSDGDADWTLEFLVRLDDDERTEAFESLEADVADDPGAYTAEFAARMDDTVAAASEATGREMTADGFAVETERQSFAREYGVVRYSFRWHGFAAGEGDDLHAGDVIQGLYLDDGTRVLLSWPEEYELESVAPEPDDRRDHAVIWYGSETDFVSGEPRVVVSPGGAGLGWAVAGGVAAAVGIVGAVGWWLRRRTAEAAGAADGDDPQPTPEPEAPSPTTEPEESLLSNEEQVLRLLEERGGRIKQQTIVDELGWTDAKTSKVVGGLREEGNLESFRLGRENVLTLPEDDTASQSAVDGKSKSG